Proteins from one Acidobacteriota bacterium genomic window:
- a CDS encoding OmpA family protein: protein MNRKSFFLISLLAILALVMVSGCATKKWVRQEVNESEKKTEQKIEAGDQKLQGQINELSALNKQLNSKIEQVNDKAERADAKAEEAKGIGMDAKRTAEGAVQNVNELRVKFDNRNNFTVVDTKTVWFDLNKHALKADGEKTLDDVLRIVAGNKNTIVVLEGFTCELGDKEYNYNLSEKRVLSVKRYLVEKNLDLNRIYNLGLGENNPVGDNKTKAGREQNRRVVIQVLEVK from the coding sequence ATGAATCGTAAGAGCTTTTTCCTGATCTCCCTTCTGGCGATTCTGGCCTTGGTCATGGTTTCCGGCTGCGCCACCAAGAAGTGGGTTCGCCAGGAAGTCAACGAGTCCGAGAAGAAGACGGAACAGAAGATCGAGGCCGGCGACCAGAAGCTGCAGGGCCAGATCAACGAGCTGTCTGCGCTGAACAAGCAGCTCAACTCCAAGATCGAGCAGGTCAACGACAAGGCCGAGCGCGCCGATGCCAAGGCCGAAGAAGCCAAGGGCATCGGGATGGACGCCAAGCGCACCGCCGAGGGCGCCGTCCAGAACGTGAACGAGCTGCGCGTGAAGTTCGACAACCGCAACAACTTCACCGTCGTCGACACCAAGACCGTCTGGTTCGACCTCAACAAGCACGCGCTGAAGGCCGACGGTGAGAAGACCCTGGACGACGTGCTGCGCATCGTGGCCGGCAACAAGAACACCATCGTCGTCCTGGAAGGCTTCACCTGCGAACTGGGGGACAAGGAATACAACTACAACCTCAGCGAGAAGCGCGTCCTGTCCGTGAAGCGGTACCTGGTGGAGAAGAACCTCGACCTCAACCGCATCTACAACCTCGGCCTCGGCGAGAACAACCCCGTGGGCGACAACAAGACCAAGGCGGGCCGCGAGCAGAACCGCCGCGTGGTCATCCAGGTCCTCGAAGTCAAGTAA
- a CDS encoding LysM peptidoglycan-binding domain-containing protein, translating to MRNKLGAFITCLALMGFLTWIVCAQENLEQAVQPEKKVKKVAKKAPVPPEVKLIDWSKIPSKKQKSKPVRQPDGRLSPNTTPAFPNDAQKYDVVKGDTLWRISGEYLTSCYLWPNLWEKNMHVKNPHWIYPGDQLLVGTVKLVDRAPEAVVEERPICERTSPFKDALERLKAGVKKEEEAQQLRLTVDRVEAFYGMSKELYGTGVVYDHCPKFKMFIVGAENEDSMRNLPQGQVVYINQGKDDVKVGDRFSVIRSAGEIRHPEKGYKVGYYFKQLGTVKVLITRDKHSVAVIDWSAQPLYIGDALVPFKDHDLIKKDFGAEAKFTPLGKDFLTSGKEIKEYVRFTTDNDKPKGRVVFIEDKCRVAGTGNVVYIDLGKEKNLSPGQRLTVYEKEGEFRYGSEYYPDFSTYFYKERRAKKFQREAEEELEERHIPRVVLGELVVIDVFEKTAKAVVVQSRVPVNLGSRVQVQ from the coding sequence ATGAGAAACAAGTTGGGTGCTTTCATTACATGCCTCGCTCTCATGGGATTCCTGACCTGGATCGTCTGCGCGCAGGAAAACCTCGAGCAAGCGGTCCAACCGGAGAAGAAGGTCAAGAAAGTGGCCAAGAAAGCCCCGGTGCCGCCGGAGGTCAAGCTGATCGACTGGTCGAAGATCCCGTCCAAGAAGCAGAAAAGCAAGCCTGTGCGCCAGCCCGATGGGCGGCTCTCCCCGAACACCACGCCCGCGTTCCCGAACGATGCGCAGAAGTACGACGTGGTCAAGGGCGACACCCTGTGGCGGATTTCCGGCGAGTACCTGACGAGCTGCTACCTCTGGCCCAACCTGTGGGAAAAGAACATGCACGTCAAGAACCCTCACTGGATCTACCCCGGCGACCAGTTGCTGGTGGGGACGGTGAAGCTGGTCGACCGGGCCCCGGAGGCGGTGGTCGAGGAACGGCCCATCTGCGAGCGGACCTCCCCCTTCAAGGACGCCCTGGAGCGCCTGAAGGCCGGGGTCAAGAAGGAGGAGGAGGCCCAGCAGCTTCGCCTGACCGTTGATCGCGTGGAAGCTTTCTACGGGATGAGCAAGGAGCTGTACGGGACCGGCGTGGTCTACGATCACTGCCCCAAGTTCAAGATGTTCATCGTGGGGGCGGAGAACGAGGATTCCATGCGCAACCTTCCCCAGGGCCAGGTGGTTTACATCAACCAGGGCAAGGACGACGTCAAGGTCGGGGACCGGTTCTCGGTGATCCGCTCCGCCGGCGAGATCCGTCACCCGGAGAAGGGGTACAAGGTCGGCTACTACTTCAAGCAGTTGGGGACCGTCAAGGTCCTCATCACCCGGGACAAGCACTCGGTCGCGGTCATCGACTGGTCCGCCCAGCCGCTGTACATCGGCGACGCCCTGGTTCCCTTCAAGGACCATGACCTGATCAAGAAGGACTTCGGTGCGGAAGCGAAGTTCACGCCCCTGGGGAAGGACTTCCTCACGAGCGGCAAGGAGATCAAGGAGTACGTCCGCTTCACGACCGACAACGACAAACCCAAGGGCCGGGTGGTCTTCATCGAGGACAAGTGCCGGGTCGCGGGGACGGGGAACGTGGTTTACATCGATCTCGGCAAGGAGAAAAACCTCAGCCCCGGCCAGCGTCTCACCGTGTACGAGAAGGAAGGGGAGTTCCGGTACGGGAGTGAGTACTACCCGGATTTCAGCACCTACTTCTACAAGGAACGGCGGGCCAAGAAATTCCAGCGCGAAGCCGAGGAGGAACTCGAGGAACGCCACATCCCCCGGGTCGTTCTGGGCGAGCTGGTCGTGATCGACGTTTTTGAGAAGACCGCCAAGGCGGTGGTCGTTCAGTCCCGGGTCCCCGTCAACCTCGGGAGCCGGGTCCAGGTCCAGTAA
- a CDS encoding flavin reductase, with the protein MLITAGTPEKFNSMTASWGGYGVWKNPVAFILVHPDRYTFQFLEKEEHFTLSFFDPAKYRDPLLRIFGRKSGRDTDKVRESGFHPLFTNPGMAYTEARMIIICKKKFSAPTRAEGNAHKLYLGEIVSVWVRKAE; encoded by the coding sequence ATGCTGATCACCGCCGGGACCCCGGAGAAGTTCAACAGCATGACCGCCAGCTGGGGCGGGTACGGCGTGTGGAAGAACCCCGTCGCCTTCATCCTGGTCCACCCGGACCGCTACACCTTCCAGTTCCTCGAGAAGGAGGAGCACTTCACCCTCTCCTTCTTCGACCCCGCGAAGTACCGGGACCCGCTCCTGCGGATCTTCGGCCGCAAGTCGGGCCGCGACACCGACAAGGTCAGGGAGAGCGGTTTTCACCCGCTCTTCACGAACCCGGGCATGGCCTACACCGAGGCCCGGATGATCATCATCTGCAAGAAGAAGTTTTCCGCCCCCACCCGCGCCGAGGGCAACGCCCACAAGCTCTACCTCGGCGAGATCGTCTCGGTCTGGGTCCGGAAGGCGGAATGA
- a CDS encoding nitroreductase family protein: MIPTLLCAIACAGPGEKGPVSLPSPDTRGALTLESTLQVLRSVRSFDTARPLTLQQVSQLLWAAQGLMLQALTLGLGTTAVGAFDDGAMRKVFALPPSETPLYLIPVGHPAGR, from the coding sequence ATGATCCCCACCCTGCTCTGCGCCATCGCCTGTGCCGGCCCGGGGGAAAAGGGCCCCGTGTCCCTGCCGTCGCCGGACACCCGCGGGGCCCTCACCCTGGAAAGCACCCTCCAGGTCCTCCGCTCGGTCCGCTCCTTCGACACCGCCCGCCCCCTCACCCTCCAGCAGGTTTCCCAGCTCCTCTGGGCCGCCCAGGGCCTGATGCTGCAAGCCCTCACCCTCGGCCTCGGCACCACCGCGGTCGGGGCCTTCGACGACGGCGCCATGCGGAAGGTGTTTGCCCTGCCCCCCTCGGAGACGCCCCTCTATCTCATCCCCGTCGGCCACCCGGCCGGGCGGTGA
- the truB gene encoding tRNA pseudouridine(55) synthase TruB, protein MNGILIVDKPTGVSSNGVLSRLKRVLGRRKIGHAGTLDPLATGVLPVLVGTATRLSGFYLGKDKEYLASVRFGWSTDTWDADGQPDAAPRPAPADPERLFALARELAGRREIRVPAFSAAKWKGKPGYYYARRGLDCPEKVRTVEVYAVGDLHWASPVLTFRVHCSSGTYVRSLAHELGERSGSGAHLAALRRVRTGPFTLADAAALDAVEADPSLATRRLLPLESLLDEFPRLDCGEDDARRAAHGNPVAVAAPLPDGSRARLFDPDGRLVALGTVGARGDGTVVVHPDLVLGAPGPP, encoded by the coding sequence ATGAACGGTATCCTGATTGTGGACAAACCGACCGGCGTGTCATCGAACGGCGTGCTGAGCCGGCTGAAGCGCGTCCTGGGCCGCCGGAAAATCGGCCACGCGGGGACCCTTGACCCGCTCGCCACCGGGGTCCTTCCCGTCCTGGTCGGGACGGCGACCCGGCTCTCCGGCTTCTACCTGGGGAAAGACAAGGAGTACCTGGCGTCCGTCCGGTTCGGGTGGTCCACTGACACCTGGGATGCGGACGGTCAGCCGGACGCCGCGCCCCGGCCCGCCCCCGCGGACCCGGAGCGCCTCTTTGCCCTGGCCCGGGAACTCGCCGGGCGGCGGGAAATCCGGGTCCCCGCCTTCTCCGCCGCCAAGTGGAAGGGCAAACCCGGCTACTACTACGCCCGCCGCGGGCTGGACTGCCCCGAAAAGGTCCGGACCGTGGAGGTGTACGCCGTCGGCGACCTCCACTGGGCCTCGCCGGTGCTCACCTTCCGCGTCCACTGCTCCTCGGGAACCTACGTGCGCTCCCTGGCCCACGAACTGGGCGAGCGGTCGGGGTCGGGCGCCCACCTCGCCGCCCTCCGGCGGGTCCGGACCGGCCCGTTCACCCTCGCCGACGCGGCTGCCCTGGACGCCGTCGAGGCGGACCCCTCCCTCGCCACCCGGCGGTTGCTCCCGCTGGAGAGCCTCCTGGACGAATTCCCCCGGCTGGACTGCGGGGAGGACGACGCCCGGCGGGCCGCCCACGGCAACCCGGTGGCGGTGGCGGCGCCGCTTCCGGACGGGTCGCGGGCCCGGCTGTTCGACCCGGACGGCCGCCTGGTGGCCCTCGGGACCGTGGGGGCCCGCGGCGACGGAACGGTCGTCGTTCACCCCGACCTCGTGCTCGGAGCCCCGGGGCCGCCCTGA
- a CDS encoding DUF2520 domain-containing protein, whose translation MRAGPRNHAPGVPAPFPDPVVIVGRGRVGNSLASALASAGAATVLLPGHPPKGKAGRTNSHLPGDRESIGLMVLCVPDDALRPTARRLSREFTGRFRPGAVVLHPSGALCAAELDPFRETGCHVGSWHPLQTFPEPGDDHFDGIRVAVEGDAVAVETGERLARLLGARPFHLPRELKVLYHALCTLACSHVAGLMVLCHDGIRRFPDGIRDEVWQGFLDLARNALRNLDQAPDPRQALTGPAVRGDRRTVERHLKAMGQIHPLALAAYEVMDQVVQAHLPAGGPAAGSPDGDSEVERALRDHPELLELLRHHRRRSPKGGNPGNRGF comes from the coding sequence ATGCGAGCCGGACCCCGCAACCACGCCCCGGGTGTTCCCGCGCCCTTCCCCGACCCGGTGGTCATCGTCGGGCGCGGGCGGGTCGGCAACAGCCTGGCCTCGGCCCTGGCCTCGGCGGGCGCCGCCACCGTGCTCCTGCCCGGGCATCCCCCGAAGGGAAAGGCCGGGCGGACGAACAGCCACCTGCCGGGTGACCGGGAGTCCATCGGGCTGATGGTGCTCTGCGTCCCCGACGACGCCCTCCGTCCCACCGCCCGCCGGCTGTCCCGCGAATTCACCGGCCGCTTCCGACCCGGGGCGGTGGTCCTGCACCCGTCGGGGGCGCTCTGCGCCGCCGAGCTCGACCCCTTCCGGGAGACCGGTTGCCACGTCGGCTCCTGGCACCCCCTCCAGACCTTCCCCGAACCGGGGGACGACCATTTCGACGGCATCCGCGTCGCCGTGGAGGGAGACGCCGTCGCCGTGGAAACCGGAGAGCGCCTCGCCCGGCTCCTGGGCGCCCGCCCCTTCCACCTCCCCCGCGAGCTCAAGGTCCTCTACCACGCCCTCTGCACCCTCGCCTGCAGCCACGTGGCCGGACTGATGGTCCTGTGCCACGACGGCATCCGCCGGTTCCCCGACGGGATCCGGGACGAGGTCTGGCAAGGGTTCCTGGACCTGGCCCGGAACGCGCTCCGGAACCTGGACCAGGCGCCCGACCCCCGGCAGGCCCTGACGGGCCCGGCGGTACGGGGCGATCGGCGGACCGTGGAAAGGCACCTGAAGGCCATGGGGCAGATTCACCCGCTCGCCCTGGCGGCCTACGAGGTCATGGACCAGGTCGTCCAGGCCCACCTCCCCGCGGGCGGGCCGGCTGCGGGCTCACCGGATGGGGACTCCGAGGTGGAACGGGCCCTGCGGGACCACCCGGAACTCCTCGAGCTGCTCCGGCACCACCGCCGGCGGAGCCCGAAGGGGGGAAATCCCGGGAACAGGGGGTTCTGA
- the panB gene encoding 3-methyl-2-oxobutanoate hydroxymethyltransferase, producing the protein MIEKKTRGERIAALTAYDISSARLVDDADMDVVLVGDSLGMVVQGEENTLRVTLEDVIYHCRCVSRAVRSALRVADMPFGSFHGSPFETAGNAVRLVKEGRAEAVKIEGGRVRLPAIRAVLDSEVPVMGHLGLTPQSVNRFGGYRVQGKRNDQIDGLIEDARALEGAGCFALVLECIPWEVADRITRTVGIPTIGIGAGPACDGQILVFHDMLGLNPAMDYRFVRTYAKLGEIAGAALRQYVEDVRAGAFPSLQESFCLDASVKEDMERRHGSDHQDQPV; encoded by the coding sequence ATCATCGAGAAAAAAACGCGCGGGGAACGGATCGCCGCGCTCACCGCCTACGACATCTCCTCGGCCCGGCTGGTGGACGACGCCGACATGGACGTCGTTCTCGTCGGTGATTCCCTGGGCATGGTGGTCCAGGGCGAGGAGAACACCCTCCGGGTCACCCTCGAAGACGTGATCTACCACTGTCGCTGTGTCAGCCGCGCCGTACGGTCCGCCCTCCGGGTGGCCGACATGCCCTTCGGCTCCTTTCACGGCTCACCCTTCGAAACCGCCGGCAATGCCGTTCGCCTGGTCAAGGAGGGGCGGGCCGAGGCGGTGAAGATCGAGGGGGGGCGGGTCCGGCTCCCCGCCATCCGGGCGGTCCTGGACAGCGAGGTTCCCGTGATGGGCCACCTCGGGCTGACACCGCAGTCGGTGAACCGGTTCGGGGGCTACCGGGTGCAGGGGAAGCGCAACGACCAGATCGACGGCCTGATTGAGGACGCCCGGGCCCTCGAGGGCGCGGGCTGTTTCGCCCTGGTCCTGGAGTGCATCCCCTGGGAGGTGGCCGACCGGATCACCCGCACCGTCGGCATCCCCACCATCGGCATCGGCGCCGGCCCCGCCTGCGACGGCCAGATCCTGGTCTTCCACGACATGCTCGGCCTGAACCCCGCGATGGATTACCGTTTCGTCCGCACCTACGCGAAGCTCGGCGAGATCGCCGGGGCCGCTCTCCGGCAGTACGTGGAGGACGTTCGCGCGGGTGCTTTCCCCTCGTTGCAGGAGTCTTTCTGCCTGGATGCGTCCGTCAAGGAGGACATGGAACGTCGCCATGGAAGTGATCACCAAGACCAACCGGTTTAA
- a CDS encoding pantoate--beta-alanine ligase, with product MEVITKTNRFKEVLRKERTLGHRIGFIPTMGALHEGHLSLVRRAAGVSDTVVVSIFVNPAQFGPSEDLEKYPRTLSHDVDLLTRLEVDYIFAPTPEEIYPREFETFIEVEGLSGKLCGASRPGHFRGVTTVVAKLFSITAPHVAFFGQKDAQQAIIIRKMVKDLNFPVDIRVCPIVRESDGLAMSSRNVYLKPAERAAATVLHRSLCRAATLVMEGVRDAGVIVGEMRRLIAAEPLARVDYVEIVDTVELEPVKTLKGEALAALAVYVGSTRLIDNILLSVQ from the coding sequence ATGGAAGTGATCACCAAGACCAACCGGTTTAAGGAGGTCCTCCGCAAGGAGCGGACCCTCGGACACCGCATCGGATTCATCCCCACCATGGGCGCCCTCCACGAGGGGCACCTCTCGCTGGTCCGACGCGCCGCGGGTGTCTCGGACACGGTGGTGGTGTCCATCTTCGTGAACCCCGCCCAGTTCGGCCCCAGCGAGGACCTGGAAAAGTACCCCCGAACCCTGTCCCACGACGTGGACCTCCTCACCCGCCTGGAAGTGGACTACATCTTCGCCCCCACGCCGGAGGAGATCTACCCCCGGGAGTTCGAGACGTTCATCGAGGTCGAGGGACTCTCCGGGAAGCTCTGCGGCGCCAGCCGGCCGGGCCATTTCCGGGGCGTGACCACGGTGGTGGCCAAGCTTTTCTCCATCACCGCGCCCCACGTCGCCTTCTTCGGGCAGAAGGACGCCCAGCAGGCCATCATCATCCGCAAGATGGTCAAGGACCTCAACTTCCCCGTCGATATCCGCGTCTGCCCCATCGTCCGGGAGTCCGACGGTCTGGCCATGAGTTCCCGCAACGTCTACCTGAAACCCGCTGAACGGGCTGCAGCGACGGTTTTGCACCGCAGCCTCTGCCGGGCGGCGACCCTGGTGATGGAAGGGGTCCGGGACGCCGGCGTCATCGTCGGCGAGATGCGGAGGCTCATCGCCGCCGAACCGCTGGCCCGCGTCGATTACGTCGAGATCGTGGACACCGTCGAGCTCGAACCGGTGAAGACCCTCAAGGGCGAGGCCCTGGCGGCCCTCGCGGTCTACGTCGGCTCCACCCGGCTCATCGACAACATCCTCCTCAGCGTCCAGTGA